The Catenulispora sp. GP43 genome has a window encoding:
- a CDS encoding thioredoxin family protein: MASTAFGLAACSSPDQHREPAGAARPLSAPASQAVVRAEKVHAAPAVPAASGAQPGQAALRHGAAAGVAEPVLIPSGTTDVAPQPAHPRAAERHPVAAAPAPVPAAPRPAPAPPATDSPMYDPNASVTAQIVDAVAAARMDGKAVLLDFGANWCTACRALERAMQTPKVQAVLAQSYHVVHIDLGNADPQHLAMATQFDPMGTFGMPLLVVLNSDGTFRADSAHTGQPKYTEADMAAWLGQWVR, translated from the coding sequence GTGGCGTCCACCGCCTTCGGGCTGGCCGCGTGTTCGTCTCCGGACCAGCACCGGGAGCCCGCCGGAGCGGCGCGGCCGCTCAGTGCGCCGGCCTCGCAGGCCGTCGTGCGGGCTGAGAAGGTGCACGCCGCCCCGGCTGTGCCCGCGGCGTCCGGCGCGCAGCCGGGCCAGGCTGCTCTGCGGCACGGCGCTGCCGCCGGTGTCGCCGAACCGGTGCTCATTCCGTCCGGCACCACCGATGTGGCCCCGCAGCCTGCGCATCCGCGGGCCGCCGAGCGCCACCCGGTGGCGGCCGCCCCGGCCCCGGTGCCCGCCGCGCCGCGTCCGGCCCCGGCGCCGCCCGCGACGGACAGCCCGATGTACGACCCGAACGCCTCGGTGACCGCGCAGATCGTGGACGCCGTCGCCGCCGCGCGCATGGACGGCAAGGCCGTGCTGCTCGACTTCGGCGCCAACTGGTGCACCGCGTGCAGGGCGCTGGAGCGGGCGATGCAGACGCCGAAGGTCCAGGCGGTCCTGGCGCAGTCCTACCACGTGGTGCACATCGATCTGGGCAACGCCGACCCGCAGCACCTGGCGATGGCCACGCAGTTCGACCCCATGGGCACCTTCGGCATGCCGCTGCTGGTGGTGCTCAACTCCGACGGCACCTTCCGCGCCGACTCCGCCCACACCGGCCAGCCGAAGTACACCGAGGCGGACATGGCGGCCTGGCTGGGGCAGTGGGTCCGGTGA
- a CDS encoding DMT family transporter, whose product MLLLVAFVWGSSYLAAKSAAAATSVLVVLVARYALSAASGSALLAARRELRPSSAELRVGTLLGLTQAGVLIIETYGVAHTSAANAGLIISLTIILTPLLDRRGGALPARYFAASGVCVLAVGLLMSGSGGLHTPSAGDLLMLAAAVVRAAHVALVGRLTAGSDIRPLSLTVVQTYVGTALFALPAAADLPKLTHASTGAWAEMVYLALFCSVFAFVAQTWAVRRTSASRASLLLGTEPVWAVASGVALGGEHLAAPAVAGAVLMLGGTYWGQAIERTHRARSAADRFAPHQAPAPAQPPAPSPTSPVSPVSPA is encoded by the coding sequence GTGCTGCTGCTCGTCGCGTTCGTCTGGGGCTCCAGCTACCTCGCCGCGAAGTCGGCCGCGGCCGCGACGTCGGTGCTGGTCGTGCTGGTGGCGCGCTACGCGCTGTCTGCGGCGTCCGGTTCCGCGCTGTTGGCCGCCCGGCGCGAGCTGCGTCCGAGCAGCGCGGAGCTGCGCGTCGGCACGCTTCTCGGCCTCACCCAGGCCGGCGTCCTGATCATCGAGACCTACGGCGTGGCCCACACCTCCGCGGCCAACGCCGGCCTCATCATCAGCCTGACGATCATCCTCACCCCGCTGCTCGACCGGCGCGGCGGAGCCCTTCCGGCGCGCTACTTCGCCGCGTCGGGCGTGTGCGTGCTCGCCGTGGGGCTGCTGATGAGCGGCAGCGGCGGGCTGCACACGCCCAGCGCCGGGGACCTGCTGATGCTGGCCGCCGCAGTGGTGCGGGCCGCGCACGTCGCCCTCGTCGGCCGGCTCACCGCCGGCAGTGACATCAGACCCCTGAGTCTGACCGTGGTCCAGACGTACGTCGGCACGGCGTTGTTCGCCCTGCCAGCCGCCGCCGACCTGCCGAAGCTGACGCACGCGAGCACGGGCGCCTGGGCCGAGATGGTCTACCTGGCGCTGTTCTGCAGCGTGTTCGCGTTCGTGGCGCAGACCTGGGCCGTGCGCCGCACCTCGGCCAGCCGCGCCAGCCTGCTGCTCGGCACCGAGCCGGTCTGGGCCGTCGCGTCCGGGGTGGCACTCGGCGGCGAGCACCTGGCGGCCCCGGCCGTCGCCGGGGCCGTGCTGATGCTCGGCGGGACGTACTGGGGCCAGGCGATCGAGCGTACGCACCGGGCGCGCTCGGCAGCCGACCGGTTCGCGCCGCACCAGGCCCCGGCACCGGCACAGCCACCGGCCCCAAGTCCTACGAGTCCCGTCAGCCCTGTCAGCCCCGCATAG
- a CDS encoding LysR family transcriptional regulator yields MDERQLRILRELGELGSVAAVAEALLVTPSAVSQQLRLLQRTVPVPLTERAGRRLVLTTAGQALADAAIEVQAALARARQVVEEFVAEPAGTVSVAAFHSAALVFFPRLLRALADPGSPRLVLADQDVAQERFPKLTREYDLVLAHRFDHAPPWPRTVTVTPLLHEPLDIALPAGHRLAAKGRLTPRDVAAEPWVTVHDGFPVLPLVEAIATAAGRRPELVHRVNEFTVVAELVAAGGGVIALLPRWTTRPHPGVVLRPLSGVRARRHIDVLHRPEASARRAVRTVVGELRRAAAEVQG; encoded by the coding sequence ATGGACGAACGCCAGCTGCGGATCCTGCGCGAACTCGGCGAGCTGGGCAGCGTCGCGGCCGTCGCCGAGGCGCTGCTGGTCACGCCCTCGGCGGTGTCGCAGCAGCTGCGCCTGCTGCAGCGCACCGTCCCGGTCCCGCTGACCGAGCGCGCCGGGCGCCGCCTGGTGCTCACCACCGCCGGGCAGGCGCTCGCCGACGCGGCGATCGAGGTGCAGGCCGCACTGGCCCGGGCCCGGCAGGTGGTGGAGGAGTTCGTGGCCGAGCCGGCCGGGACGGTCTCGGTGGCGGCGTTCCACAGCGCGGCGCTGGTGTTCTTCCCCAGGCTCCTGCGGGCCCTGGCCGACCCTGGATCGCCGCGCCTGGTGCTGGCCGACCAGGACGTGGCCCAGGAGCGGTTCCCGAAGCTGACCCGCGAATACGACCTGGTCCTGGCGCACCGCTTCGACCACGCCCCGCCCTGGCCGCGCACCGTCACCGTCACCCCGTTGTTGCACGAGCCGCTGGACATCGCCCTGCCCGCCGGCCACCGCCTGGCGGCCAAGGGGCGCCTGACACCCCGCGACGTCGCCGCCGAGCCGTGGGTGACGGTGCACGACGGCTTCCCGGTCCTGCCGCTGGTCGAGGCGATCGCCACCGCCGCCGGCCGGCGTCCGGAGCTGGTGCACCGGGTCAACGAGTTCACCGTCGTGGCCGAACTGGTCGCGGCCGGCGGCGGGGTGATCGCGCTGCTCCCGCGCTGGACCACGCGCCCGCACCCCGGCGTGGTGCTGCGTCCGCTGTCGGGGGTGCGGGCCCGCCGGCACATCGACGTGCTGCACCGACCCGAGGCGTCGGCGCGGCGCGCGGTGCGCACGGTGGTGGGGGAGCTGCGGCGGGCGGCGGCGGAGGTGCAGGGGTAG
- a CDS encoding DUF899 family protein — translation MATWQTARDELLLREKAHTREGDAIAAARRRLPMVEFDGSVKVVGPDGPVPFLDLFQGRDELLVYKHMWYDGAPHQGQCEGCTLSAWHIRDADYLNVRGVSFAVVTTGAWEEVAPFVEFMGYTQRWYSVRGLEEPAGGEMGAIASYLRDGDRVFLTYSSTDRGTEAFIGTFALLDMTPYGRGEAWQDSPDGWPEGRGPAWFWRSDADGKGGPGPTSRPVPQWGRPGATPEQTLGRQDACH, via the coding sequence ATGGCCACCTGGCAGACAGCCCGGGACGAGCTTCTGCTCCGCGAGAAGGCCCACACCCGCGAGGGCGACGCCATCGCCGCGGCCCGGCGCCGGCTGCCGATGGTGGAGTTCGACGGGAGCGTCAAGGTCGTCGGGCCCGATGGGCCGGTCCCGTTCCTGGACCTGTTCCAGGGCCGCGACGAGCTCCTGGTCTACAAGCACATGTGGTACGACGGCGCGCCGCACCAGGGCCAGTGCGAGGGCTGCACGCTCTCGGCCTGGCACATCAGGGACGCCGACTACCTCAACGTCCGCGGGGTGTCGTTCGCTGTGGTGACCACCGGGGCGTGGGAGGAGGTGGCGCCGTTCGTCGAGTTCATGGGGTACACCCAGCGGTGGTACTCCGTGCGCGGCCTCGAGGAGCCGGCAGGCGGCGAGATGGGCGCCATCGCCAGCTATCTGCGTGACGGCGACCGGGTCTTCCTCACCTACTCGTCCACCGACCGCGGTACCGAGGCGTTCATCGGCACCTTCGCGCTGCTGGACATGACGCCGTACGGCCGCGGCGAGGCGTGGCAGGACAGTCCGGACGGCTGGCCCGAGGGCCGCGGTCCGGCCTGGTTCTGGCGCTCGGACGCCGACGGGAAGGGTGGGCCCGGGCCGACCAGCCGTCCCGTGCCGCAGTGGGGCCGGCCCGGTGCCACACCCGAGCAGACCCTCGGGCGCCAGGACGCCTGCCACTAG
- a CDS encoding acetate uptake transporter: MSETPNTPAPAPSSGIADPAPLGLAGFAMTTFILSVINTNMISEKGGGDVVLGLALFYGGLAQLLAGMWEFRRGNTFGATAFSSFGAFWLSYWAIVHWSSGEDAHKTIGLYLFAWFLFTGYMTVAALRTNGAVLAVFGLLTLTFLLLAVGAWQNSTSGPAAFTKIGGFVGIVTALAAWYASLAAVANETHKKQLFPTWPR, encoded by the coding sequence GTGAGTGAGACCCCCAACACCCCCGCCCCCGCGCCGTCCTCGGGTATCGCCGATCCGGCCCCGCTGGGCCTGGCCGGATTCGCCATGACCACGTTCATCCTGAGCGTCATCAACACCAACATGATCTCCGAGAAGGGCGGCGGGGACGTCGTCCTGGGCCTGGCCCTGTTCTACGGGGGCCTCGCGCAGCTGCTGGCCGGCATGTGGGAGTTCCGGCGCGGCAACACCTTCGGGGCCACCGCGTTCTCCTCCTTCGGCGCGTTCTGGCTCAGCTACTGGGCGATCGTGCACTGGAGCTCCGGCGAGGACGCCCACAAGACGATCGGGCTGTACCTGTTCGCCTGGTTCCTGTTCACCGGCTACATGACCGTGGCGGCGCTGCGGACCAACGGCGCGGTGCTGGCCGTGTTCGGCCTGCTGACGCTGACGTTCCTGCTGCTGGCCGTCGGCGCCTGGCAGAACTCCACCTCCGGCCCGGCCGCCTTCACCAAGATCGGCGGTTTCGTCGGCATCGTCACCGCGCTGGCGGCCTGGTACGCCTCGCTGGCGGCGGTGGCCAACGAGACGCACAAGAAGCAGTTGTTCCCGACCTGGCCGCGATGA
- the acs gene encoding acetate--CoA ligase produces MSDNSVNQETLSNLLRENRRFAPPPDVADHANVTAAAYAEADADREGFWAAQAGRLHWEHPWTQVLDWTERPFAKWFVGGKLNAAYNCVDRHVEAGHGDRVAIHFEGEPGDSVSLTYAQLKDEVCKAANALTELGVTAGDRVAIYMPMLPQTAVAMLACARIGAVHSVCFAAFSPEALRGRIEDAGAKLLITADGYHRRGSVVNLKANADEAAAASPTIEKVLVVRRTGHDVAWDHDRDVWWHELVDAQYAEHTAEGFDSENPLFILYTSGTTGKPKGILHTTGGYLTQASYTHHAVFDLKPESDVYWCTADVGWVTGHSYIVYGPLSNGATEVMYEGTPDTPHQGRFWEIVQKYKVTLLYTAPTAIRTFMKWGSAIPAKFDLSSLRLLGSVGEPINPEAWIWYRENIGGGRTPVVDTWWQTETGAIMISPLPGVTEAKPGSAMRPLPGISADVVDKNGTPVPNGGGGYLVLDKPWPSMLRGIWGDPQRFIDTYWARFAEQGYYFAGDGAKKDEDGDLWLLGRVDDIMLVSGHNISTTEVESALVSNPVVAEAAVVGAKDETTGQRIVAFVILRGGNEEHAELAETLREHVSKAIGPIAKPRQIIVVPELPKTRSGKIMRRLLRDVAEDRAIGDTTTLADSTVMELISEKLPHAEEE; encoded by the coding sequence ATGAGCGATAACAGCGTCAACCAAGAGACACTCTCGAACCTGCTCAGGGAGAACCGGCGCTTCGCCCCGCCGCCGGACGTGGCCGACCACGCCAACGTCACCGCGGCCGCCTACGCCGAGGCCGACGCCGACCGCGAGGGGTTCTGGGCCGCGCAGGCCGGACGGCTGCACTGGGAACACCCCTGGACGCAGGTCCTGGACTGGACCGAACGGCCCTTCGCGAAGTGGTTCGTCGGCGGGAAGCTGAACGCCGCCTACAACTGCGTGGACCGGCACGTCGAGGCCGGCCACGGCGACCGGGTCGCCATCCACTTCGAGGGCGAGCCCGGCGACTCGGTGTCGCTGACCTACGCCCAGCTCAAGGACGAGGTCTGCAAGGCCGCCAACGCCCTGACCGAGCTCGGCGTCACCGCCGGGGACCGGGTCGCGATCTACATGCCGATGCTCCCGCAGACCGCGGTGGCCATGCTGGCCTGCGCCCGCATAGGCGCCGTGCACTCGGTGTGCTTCGCCGCGTTCTCCCCGGAGGCCCTGCGCGGCCGCATCGAGGACGCCGGCGCCAAGCTGCTGATCACCGCCGACGGCTACCACCGGCGCGGCTCGGTGGTGAACCTCAAGGCCAACGCCGACGAGGCCGCCGCCGCCTCGCCGACCATCGAGAAGGTGCTGGTCGTCCGGCGCACCGGCCACGACGTGGCCTGGGACCACGACCGGGACGTGTGGTGGCACGAGCTGGTGGACGCGCAGTACGCCGAGCACACCGCCGAGGGCTTCGACTCCGAGAACCCGCTGTTCATCCTCTACACGTCCGGCACCACGGGTAAGCCCAAGGGCATCCTGCACACCACCGGCGGGTACTTGACGCAGGCTTCGTACACCCACCACGCGGTGTTCGACCTGAAGCCGGAGTCGGACGTGTACTGGTGCACCGCCGACGTCGGCTGGGTGACCGGGCACTCCTACATCGTCTACGGCCCGCTCTCCAACGGCGCGACCGAGGTGATGTACGAGGGCACCCCCGACACGCCGCACCAGGGCCGCTTCTGGGAGATCGTCCAGAAGTACAAGGTCACGCTGCTCTACACCGCGCCGACGGCCATCAGGACCTTCATGAAGTGGGGCTCGGCGATCCCGGCGAAGTTCGACCTCAGCTCCCTGCGCCTGCTGGGCTCGGTCGGCGAGCCGATCAACCCCGAGGCCTGGATCTGGTACCGGGAGAACATCGGCGGGGGCCGCACCCCGGTGGTGGACACCTGGTGGCAGACCGAGACCGGGGCCATCATGATCTCCCCGCTGCCCGGCGTCACCGAGGCCAAGCCGGGCTCGGCCATGCGGCCGCTGCCGGGCATCTCGGCGGACGTCGTGGACAAGAACGGCACGCCGGTCCCGAACGGCGGCGGCGGGTACCTGGTGCTGGACAAGCCCTGGCCGTCGATGCTGCGCGGCATCTGGGGCGACCCGCAGCGCTTCATCGACACCTACTGGGCCCGGTTCGCCGAGCAGGGCTACTACTTCGCCGGCGACGGCGCGAAGAAGGACGAGGACGGCGACCTGTGGCTGCTGGGCCGCGTCGACGACATCATGCTCGTCTCCGGCCACAACATCTCCACCACCGAGGTCGAGTCCGCCCTGGTGTCGAACCCGGTCGTCGCCGAGGCCGCCGTGGTCGGCGCCAAGGACGAGACCACCGGCCAGCGCATCGTCGCCTTCGTCATCCTGCGCGGCGGCAACGAGGAGCACGCCGAACTGGCCGAGACCCTGCGCGAGCACGTCAGCAAGGCCATCGGCCCGATCGCCAAGCCGCGGCAGATCATCGTGGTGCCGGAGCTGCCCAAGACCCGCTCCGGCAAGATCATGCGCCGCCTGCTGCGCGACGTCGCGGAGGACCGGGCGATCGGGGACACCACGACGCTGGCCGACTCCACGGTGATGGAGCTGATCTCGGAGAAGCTGCCGCACGCCGAGGAGGAGTGA
- a CDS encoding streptomycin biosynthesis protein — protein MKEPDPWRSDADRAAADGDADASGAAQALGRTASLAERRAAAARMLRASPARSDREIGRTVGLSADTVSAVRRTLGERRAGRVRVGGDGRARPVSAEQGRRAAARLLAEQPDTPVRTIAREAGISLGTAHDVRRRVLAGLSPVPGDRGVAQPSEHGSGPSELVPAPRRTSRRDPAAALEALRRDPVLRYSQSGRKILRHLEAQLLAAGQLAELCEQLPAHCGIHVETVIRYIGTTWADAGRAVHSRSTGGIDS, from the coding sequence GTGAAGGAGCCAGATCCGTGGCGATCAGACGCTGACCGCGCCGCTGCTGATGGCGATGCCGATGCCAGTGGCGCGGCGCAAGCGCTCGGCCGGACGGCGAGCCTGGCCGAGCGCCGTGCGGCCGCCGCCCGGATGTTGCGCGCGAGCCCGGCCAGATCCGATCGCGAGATCGGCAGGACGGTGGGACTGTCCGCCGACACCGTCTCCGCGGTGCGCCGGACGCTCGGCGAGCGGCGGGCCGGGCGGGTCCGGGTCGGCGGCGACGGACGTGCGCGGCCGGTCAGCGCCGAGCAGGGCCGGCGGGCCGCGGCGCGGCTGCTCGCCGAGCAGCCCGACACCCCGGTGCGGACGATCGCCCGGGAGGCCGGGATCTCCCTCGGCACGGCGCATGACGTGCGGCGCAGGGTGCTCGCGGGGCTGTCTCCGGTCCCCGGGGACCGTGGTGTGGCCCAGCCGTCAGAGCACGGGAGCGGCCCATCGGAACTGGTTCCCGCGCCCCGCCGGACGTCCCGCCGCGACCCGGCCGCCGCATTGGAGGCCCTGCGGCGCGATCCCGTGCTGCGCTACTCGCAGAGCGGTCGCAAGATCCTGCGACACCTCGAGGCCCAACTTCTCGCCGCGGGCCAGCTGGCGGAGCTGTGCGAACAACTCCCGGCACATTGCGGTATCCACGTCGAGACCGTGATCCGGTACATCGGCACGACGTGGGCCGATGCCGGGCGGGCCGTGCATTCGCGTTCAACCGGCGGAATCGACAGTTGA
- a CDS encoding arsenate reductase family protein: MEIWINPRCSKCRIAQETLDAAGAEYTVRRYLDDPPTAQELRDILTRLGLEPWDIVRDGEQVAKDLGVKQWGREGDADRERWIAAMAEHPILIQRPIITADDGHAVVGRSDEAVRSVLPQA; encoded by the coding sequence ATGGAGATCTGGATCAACCCCCGCTGCTCGAAGTGCCGCATCGCCCAGGAGACCCTGGACGCCGCCGGCGCCGAGTACACCGTCCGCCGCTACCTCGACGACCCGCCGACCGCCCAGGAGCTGCGCGACATCCTGACGCGCCTGGGCCTGGAGCCGTGGGACATCGTGCGCGACGGCGAGCAGGTCGCCAAGGATCTCGGCGTCAAGCAGTGGGGCCGGGAGGGCGACGCCGACCGCGAGCGCTGGATCGCGGCCATGGCCGAGCACCCGATCCTGATCCAGCGCCCGATCATCACCGCCGACGACGGGCACGCGGTGGTCGGCCGGTCCGATGAGGCCGTGCGGTCGGTGTTGCCCCAGGCTTAG
- a CDS encoding DinB family protein codes for MTSHDRVTKDLLETFEVVRSRTFARLEGLTDAEYQWQPVPDCVTVRPTEDGVFRADSRPPESGKSDAPEPVSTIAWRMWHIGAFCLRGYVIHFFEDVPDFGDRFEWPGTANLGVLALEEDWARFVTRIEGLGDERLLAPMGEIAEPTGWADASYLALALHALDEVAHHGGEIGLMRDLYLRQGE; via the coding sequence ATGACCTCGCACGACCGCGTCACCAAAGACCTGCTCGAGACCTTCGAAGTGGTGCGCTCCAGGACGTTCGCACGTCTGGAGGGGCTGACGGACGCCGAGTACCAGTGGCAGCCCGTCCCGGACTGCGTGACCGTCCGCCCCACCGAGGACGGCGTCTTCCGCGCCGACTCGCGGCCGCCGGAGTCCGGGAAGTCCGACGCGCCCGAGCCGGTGTCGACGATCGCCTGGCGGATGTGGCACATCGGCGCGTTCTGCCTGCGCGGCTACGTGATCCACTTCTTCGAGGACGTCCCGGACTTCGGCGACCGCTTCGAGTGGCCGGGTACTGCGAACCTGGGCGTCCTGGCGCTGGAGGAGGACTGGGCGCGCTTCGTCACGCGCATCGAAGGCCTCGGCGACGAGCGGCTGCTGGCCCCGATGGGCGAGATCGCCGAGCCCACGGGGTGGGCCGACGCGAGCTATCTGGCGCTGGCGCTGCACGCCCTGGACGAGGTCGCGCACCATGGCGGCGAGATCGGCCTGATGCGGGACCTGTACCTGCGGCAGGGCGAGTAG
- a CDS encoding helix-turn-helix domain-containing protein codes for MTEHQVKPVQDDSRGIVHPAAASTVFRLDRFPPTGAASRFVDRYWLSTWRLPPGVRHEQQVLVHPVVNVVFEAHGAVVSGVDTGRFAVTLEGEGRALGIMFRPAAFAPFHDGPLSALTDREVPLAQVTALADLEASLVPLVADLDVPGEQLAATADAAITDRVPAERQDCETTTEWAELAVRDRELTRVEDLARAAGVGVRTLQRAFTEHVGIGPKWFLRRYRLYEAGERIAHDKQVDWSALAADLGYADQSHLTRDFTAAFGLPPAQYAATVRERGR; via the coding sequence ATGACGGAACACCAGGTCAAGCCGGTGCAGGACGACAGCCGCGGCATCGTGCACCCGGCCGCCGCGAGCACCGTCTTCCGCCTGGACCGTTTCCCGCCGACCGGGGCGGCGTCCCGGTTCGTCGACCGCTACTGGCTGTCCACCTGGCGCCTGCCGCCGGGGGTGCGACACGAACAGCAGGTGTTGGTCCATCCGGTGGTCAACGTGGTGTTCGAGGCGCACGGCGCGGTGGTGTCCGGCGTGGACACCGGACGGTTCGCGGTCACGCTGGAGGGCGAGGGGCGCGCGCTGGGCATCATGTTCCGCCCGGCGGCCTTCGCCCCGTTCCACGACGGTCCGCTGAGCGCCCTCACCGACCGAGAAGTCCCGCTGGCCCAGGTCACGGCCCTGGCCGACCTCGAAGCGTCGCTGGTGCCGCTGGTCGCCGACCTGGACGTCCCCGGCGAGCAGCTCGCCGCCACCGCCGACGCTGCGATCACCGACCGCGTCCCCGCCGAACGGCAGGACTGCGAGACCACCACCGAGTGGGCCGAGCTGGCGGTGCGGGACCGCGAGCTGACACGGGTGGAGGACCTGGCGCGCGCCGCCGGTGTCGGTGTCCGCACCCTGCAACGCGCGTTCACCGAGCACGTCGGCATCGGCCCGAAGTGGTTCCTGCGCCGCTACCGGCTGTACGAGGCCGGCGAACGCATCGCCCACGACAAGCAGGTCGACTGGTCGGCGCTGGCCGCCGACCTCGGCTACGCCGACCAGTCGCACCTGACGCGCGACTTCACTGCCGCCTTCGGCCTGCCGCCGGCGCAGTACGCGGCGACGGTACGGGAACGCGGACGGTGA
- a CDS encoding TIGR03086 family metal-binding protein translates to MSTIHEQLTEAADQAARVVAGTDPGRFTDKTPCSDWDVKELLNHLILWTAYSFERRARSEQVGPDLTERDFASEPDYAAAYRAQLDRALAAWAPPEVWESEIDTGGGKTPAPQVAEMILMEMVLHGWDLATATGQPYEISDEIAGTVAQAVEASAEMYRQYDGFAAEVQIGQDATTLEKALAVSGRRA, encoded by the coding sequence ATGAGCACGATTCACGAGCAGTTGACCGAGGCCGCCGACCAGGCCGCGCGTGTCGTCGCCGGCACCGATCCCGGCCGGTTCACCGATAAGACCCCGTGTTCGGACTGGGACGTCAAGGAGCTGCTGAACCACCTGATCCTCTGGACGGCGTACTCCTTCGAGCGCCGGGCCCGCAGCGAGCAGGTCGGCCCCGACCTGACCGAGCGCGACTTCGCCTCCGAACCCGACTACGCCGCCGCCTACCGCGCCCAGCTCGACCGCGCCCTGGCCGCCTGGGCCCCGCCCGAGGTGTGGGAGAGCGAGATCGACACCGGCGGCGGCAAGACCCCCGCCCCGCAGGTCGCCGAGATGATCCTGATGGAGATGGTCCTGCACGGCTGGGACCTGGCCACCGCCACCGGTCAGCCGTACGAGATCTCCGACGAGATCGCCGGCACCGTCGCCCAGGCCGTCGAGGCCTCGGCGGAGATGTACCGGCAGTACGACGGGTTCGCGGCCGAGGTGCAGATCGGCCAGGACGCGACGACGTTGGAGAAGGCGCTCGCGGTGTCGGGGCGGCGGGCGTAG
- a CDS encoding ATP-binding protein, with the protein MAGRDEELAALCQAWGSGRRRGLIVHGAAGVGKSRLARECFDRAVRSGSAGARATASAATALVPLGATAHLLAAGTDKLIVESDDAPPATEKESKIIRILPRRAWPGGAWTGVRL; encoded by the coding sequence TTGGCCGGCCGGGACGAAGAGCTGGCGGCGCTTTGTCAGGCATGGGGGTCGGGCCGGCGGCGCGGGCTGATCGTGCACGGGGCGGCGGGGGTGGGCAAGTCGCGCCTGGCGCGGGAGTGCTTCGATCGGGCGGTGCGCTCGGGTAGCGCCGGTGCGCGGGCGACGGCTTCGGCCGCCACGGCTCTGGTGCCGCTGGGGGCGACCGCGCATCTGCTTGCGGCGGGGACGGACAAGCTGATCGTCGAGAGCGACGATGCCCCGCCCGCCACGGAGAAGGAGTCGAAGATCATTCGAATACTGCCACGGCGCGCGTGGCCGGGAGGCGCCTGGACCGGCGTGCGGCTGTGA
- a CDS encoding class I SAM-dependent methyltransferase — protein sequence MTDTDLDNQTSYWDAVSATKRFTHPLHTEWTDALGRDAAVLDYGCGYGRTMAELAQLGFTDLTGVDSSAGMIEQAREHHPTMRFAVLDAPPALPFADASFDLVVLFAVLTCIPGDEAQERLIGELTRVLRPGGLLYISDLLLGEDPRSIERYERFAATHGTGTGTATATYGVFETSDGAVCRHHRAEHFPHLLAGLDIQDTRRIPVATMNGNEAAGIQVLARKPAQVFGS from the coding sequence ATGACGGACACAGACCTGGACAACCAGACCTCGTACTGGGACGCCGTCTCGGCCACGAAGCGCTTCACTCACCCGCTGCACACCGAGTGGACCGACGCACTCGGCCGGGACGCCGCCGTCCTGGACTACGGCTGCGGATACGGCCGGACCATGGCGGAGCTCGCGCAGCTCGGGTTCACCGACCTCACCGGCGTCGACAGCTCGGCAGGGATGATCGAACAGGCGCGCGAGCACCACCCAACGATGCGGTTCGCGGTCCTGGACGCCCCGCCGGCGCTGCCGTTCGCCGACGCGAGCTTCGACCTGGTCGTGCTGTTCGCGGTGCTGACCTGCATCCCCGGCGACGAGGCGCAGGAGCGGCTGATCGGCGAGCTGACGCGGGTCCTCAGGCCCGGCGGGCTGCTGTATATCAGCGATCTGCTGCTGGGCGAGGACCCGCGCAGCATCGAGCGCTACGAACGCTTCGCCGCCACGCACGGCACCGGCACCGGCACCGCCACCGCCACCTACGGCGTCTTCGAGACCAGCGACGGCGCGGTCTGCCGGCACCACCGCGCCGAACACTTCCCGCACCTGCTGGCCGGCCTCGACATCCAGGACACACGCCGGATCCCCGTGGCCACGATGAACGGGAACGAAGCCGCGGGGATCCAGGTACTGGCGCGCAAGCCCGCTCAGGTCTTCGGGAGCTGA